A genome region from Proteus vulgaris includes the following:
- a CDS encoding PhoH family protein yields MTVIAHTQVATQEIFLEPADNARLMSLCGPFDDNIKQLERRLGIEINHRDNRFKLTGKSLCVNAAAGILRRLYVETSPIKGVIPDIDPEQIHLAIKESRVLEQSDEHVPEFGKSTNIRTKRGVIKPRTPNQAQYIANIQTHDITFGIGPAGTGKTYLAVAAAVDALERQEVRRILLTRPAVEAGEKLVFLPGDLSQKVDPYLRPLYDALFEMLGFEKVEKLIERNVIEVAPLAYMRGRTLNDAFIILDESQNTTIEQMKMFLTRIGFNSKAVVTGDITQIDLPRGNKSGLRHAIEVLSDVNDLSFNFFHSEDVVRHPVVAKIVIAYEAWETEDQKRRQAIKAEKEKLQRENHE; encoded by the coding sequence GTGACAGTAATAGCACATACACAGGTAGCGACCCAAGAAATTTTCTTAGAGCCAGCTGACAATGCCCGTTTAATGAGCCTATGTGGTCCATTTGACGATAATATTAAGCAACTTGAGCGCCGTTTAGGTATCGAGATTAATCATCGTGATAACCGTTTTAAACTCACGGGGAAATCATTGTGTGTCAATGCAGCCGCAGGAATTTTACGTCGCCTGTATGTGGAAACCTCGCCCATTAAAGGCGTGATCCCCGATATCGACCCTGAACAAATTCACCTTGCAATCAAAGAAAGCCGTGTGCTTGAGCAAAGTGATGAGCATGTTCCTGAATTTGGAAAATCAACCAATATTCGAACTAAGCGAGGTGTGATAAAACCTCGTACACCGAATCAGGCACAATATATTGCCAATATCCAGACCCATGATATTACTTTTGGTATTGGCCCTGCGGGTACAGGGAAAACATATTTGGCCGTTGCTGCCGCTGTTGATGCCCTAGAACGTCAAGAAGTGCGTCGTATTTTATTAACGCGTCCAGCCGTTGAAGCAGGTGAAAAACTGGTTTTTTTACCCGGCGATTTAAGCCAAAAAGTCGATCCCTATTTACGACCACTTTATGATGCGTTATTTGAGATGTTAGGTTTTGAAAAAGTTGAGAAACTTATAGAGCGTAATGTCATTGAAGTTGCACCTCTCGCCTATATGCGTGGACGCACATTAAATGACGCTTTTATCATTCTTGACGAAAGCCAAAACACCACCATTGAACAGATGAAAATGTTCTTAACACGTATTGGTTTTAACTCTAAAGCGGTTGTTACTGGGGATATTACCCAAATTGACCTGCCAAGAGGTAACAAATCAGGCTTACGTCATGCTATTGAAGTTTTATCTGATGTAAATGACTTAAGTTTTAACTTTTTCCACAGTGAAGACGTGGTTCGCCATCCTGTGGTTGCTAAAATTGTTATCGCCTATGAAGCTTGGGAAACGGAAGATCAAAAACGCCGCCAAGCTATCAAAGCAGAAAAAGAGAAGCTTCAGAGAGAAAATCATGAGTGA
- the miaB gene encoding tRNA (N6-isopentenyl adenosine(37)-C2)-methylthiotransferase MiaB gives MSTIKKLYIKTWGCQMNEYDSSKMADLLESTHGYQLTDVAEDADILLLNTCSIREKAQEKVFHQLGRWKYFKDNKPDIIIGVGGCVASQEGEYIRQRAQCVDIIFGPQTLHRLPEMINQVKGTKSPVVDISFPEIEKFDRLPEPRAEGPSAFVSIMEGCNKYCSFCVVPYTRGEEVSRPCDDVLFEIAQLAAQGVREVNLLGQNVNAYRGATFDGQICSFAELIRLVAAIDGIDRVRFTTSHPIEFTDDIIAVYEDTPELVSYLHLPVQSGSDRILTLMKRNHTALEYKSIIRKLRKARPDILISSDFIIGFPGETQDDFEKTMQLIADVNFDMSFSFIYSARPGTPAADLPDDVSEDEKKQRLYLLQQRINQQAMNFSRAMLNTVQRILVEGPSRKNVMELSGRTENNRVVNFEGTPDMIGKFVDVEIVDVYANSLRGKVVRTEDEMDLRIHESPESVIARTRKEDELGVGVYQP, from the coding sequence ATGTCGACGATAAAAAAACTGTACATTAAAACTTGGGGCTGTCAGATGAATGAGTACGATTCATCCAAAATGGCAGACCTACTCGAAAGCACCCACGGTTATCAGTTAACCGATGTCGCCGAAGATGCGGACATTCTACTGCTAAATACCTGTTCTATCCGTGAGAAAGCACAAGAAAAAGTCTTTCATCAATTAGGACGTTGGAAATATTTTAAAGATAATAAACCCGATATTATCATTGGCGTCGGCGGTTGTGTTGCCTCTCAAGAAGGTGAGTACATCCGTCAACGTGCGCAGTGTGTCGATATTATCTTCGGACCACAAACTTTACACCGTTTACCTGAAATGATTAATCAGGTTAAAGGGACGAAAAGCCCCGTTGTCGATATCAGCTTCCCTGAAATCGAAAAATTTGACCGTTTACCAGAGCCTCGTGCCGAAGGTCCTTCAGCGTTTGTCTCTATAATGGAAGGCTGTAACAAATACTGCTCTTTCTGTGTCGTTCCTTACACACGTGGTGAAGAAGTTAGCCGTCCTTGTGATGATGTACTATTTGAAATTGCTCAATTAGCTGCACAAGGCGTGCGCGAAGTCAACTTGTTAGGTCAAAATGTTAATGCCTATCGTGGCGCTACTTTTGATGGTCAAATTTGTAGTTTTGCAGAATTAATTCGCTTAGTCGCCGCAATTGATGGCATTGACCGTGTTCGCTTTACAACCAGCCACCCTATCGAATTTACTGACGATATTATTGCCGTCTATGAAGATACACCAGAATTAGTCAGCTATTTGCACTTACCTGTGCAAAGTGGCTCTGACCGCATTCTAACATTGATGAAGCGTAACCATACTGCACTTGAATATAAGAGCATCATTCGCAAACTACGCAAAGCACGTCCTGATATTCTGATAAGCTCAGACTTTATCATCGGTTTCCCTGGTGAAACCCAAGACGACTTTGAAAAAACGATGCAATTAATTGCGGATGTTAATTTTGATATGAGCTTTAGTTTCATCTATTCAGCACGTCCGGGCACACCTGCTGCTGATTTACCTGATGACGTCAGTGAAGATGAGAAGAAACAACGTTTATATCTGCTACAACAACGTATCAATCAACAAGCGATGAACTTTAGCCGTGCAATGTTAAACACTGTACAACGTATTCTCGTCGAAGGACCTTCACGTAAAAATGTGATGGAACTTTCTGGTCGTACTGAAAATAACCGTGTGGTTAACTTCGAAGGTACACCGGATATGATTGGTAAGTTCGTTGATGTTGAGATTGTTGACGTTTATGCCAACTCACTGCGTGGTAAAGTCGTTAGAACGGAAGATGAAATGGATTTACGTATTCACGAATCTCCAGAATCCGTTATTGCACGTACACGTAAAGAAGATGAATTAGGGGTAGGTGTCTACCAACCTTAA
- the ubiF gene encoding 3-demethoxyubiquinol 3-hydroxylase: MMSNVKNNFDAIIAGGGMIGAAVAIGLAQEGLRVAMIERQSPAPFDASSHPDIRISAISCASVSLLKQLGAWQHVLAMRSAPYLTLETWEEENAHVVFDAKSLGLPELGYMVENRILQLALWKEAERYSNITLLCPNSLSKMTYLEDKWKVTLSDGSEVTTNLVVGADGANSQVRQFAGIGSNGWQYRQSCMLITVKTALPPEKGTWQRFYPSGPRAYLPLFDHWACLVWYDSPDRIRKLQNMSMTQLEKEIQHAFPERLGKATPIAAGSFPLTRQHASRYVDKGVILLGDAAHTINPLAGQGVNLGYRDVDCFLDLVAEAKKHFEPWDSMALLKKYQRRRMPDNLIMQAGMDVFYHAFSRQLPGLKVVRNIGLLAAQHAGKVKEAALRYALGIQ, translated from the coding sequence ATGATGAGTAATGTAAAAAACAATTTTGATGCAATTATCGCAGGTGGCGGAATGATTGGCGCTGCTGTTGCAATTGGACTGGCGCAAGAAGGATTGCGTGTTGCAATGATTGAACGACAGTCTCCAGCACCTTTTGATGCGTCATCTCATCCTGATATCCGTATTTCTGCGATTAGTTGTGCGTCCGTTAGTCTATTAAAACAATTAGGTGCATGGCAACATGTTTTAGCGATGCGTTCTGCACCTTATCTTACCTTAGAAACATGGGAAGAAGAAAATGCCCATGTAGTTTTTGATGCTAAAAGCTTAGGTTTACCTGAATTAGGCTATATGGTTGAAAACCGAATTTTGCAATTAGCACTTTGGAAAGAGGCTGAACGTTATAGCAATATCACTTTATTATGTCCAAATAGTCTAAGTAAAATGACTTATTTAGAGGATAAATGGAAAGTAACACTTTCTGATGGTAGTGAAGTGACCACCAATTTAGTGGTAGGTGCGGATGGTGCGAATTCTCAAGTGCGCCAATTTGCGGGTATTGGTAGCAATGGCTGGCAATATCGTCAATCTTGTATGCTGATCACGGTGAAAACAGCGTTACCACCTGAAAAGGGGACATGGCAACGGTTTTACCCTTCAGGACCTCGTGCTTATTTACCTCTTTTTGATCATTGGGCTTGTTTAGTTTGGTATGACTCACCAGACCGAATTAGAAAACTGCAAAATATGTCGATGACACAGCTAGAAAAAGAAATTCAACATGCTTTTCCTGAGCGATTAGGTAAAGCAACACCTATTGCCGCTGGTTCATTCCCATTAACGCGTCAGCATGCAAGTCGTTATGTTGATAAAGGCGTTATTTTGCTGGGAGATGCGGCTCACACGATCAATCCATTAGCGGGACAAGGTGTTAATTTAGGGTACCGTGATGTGGATTGTTTCTTAGACTTAGTGGCTGAAGCGAAAAAACATTTTGAACCTTGGGATTCAATGGCGTTATTGAAGAAATATCAGCGTCGTCGTATGCCTGATAATTTAATCATGCAAGCGGGTATGGACGTATTTTATCACGCCTTTAGCCGCCAATTACCAGGTTTGAAAGTCGTTAGAAATATCGGGCTTTTAGCTGCTCAACATGCCGGAAAAGTGAAAGAAGCGGCGTTACGTTATGCATTAGGTATTCAGTAA
- the fghA gene encoding S-formylglutathione hydrolase produces MERIERHACFGGWQEVYQHTSKSLNCEMKFAIYLPPMEDEGQKYPVLYWLSGLTCNEQNFITKSGAQQFAAQHGIILVVPDTSPRGENVADDSAYDLGQGAGFYLNATQSPWNTHYNMYDYIVDELPTLIEMHFPVTHQRAISGHSMGGHGALTIALRNSARYRSVSAFSPIVAPSVVPWGKKAFSAYLGDDTTQWQQYDAVALINQAENVLPIRIDVGLDDPFYQEQLKPELFAQACDTKQFPYQLNFHQGYDHSYYFVASFIGEHIAFHAKQLKA; encoded by the coding sequence ATGGAAAGGATTGAACGTCACGCCTGTTTCGGTGGTTGGCAAGAAGTCTATCAACATACATCAAAGTCGTTGAATTGTGAGATGAAATTTGCCATCTATCTTCCTCCTATGGAAGACGAAGGACAAAAATACCCTGTTTTATATTGGTTATCCGGCTTAACCTGTAATGAACAAAATTTTATTACTAAATCAGGTGCTCAGCAATTTGCAGCGCAACATGGCATTATTTTAGTGGTACCCGATACCAGCCCTCGCGGTGAAAATGTCGCTGATGATAGTGCTTATGATTTAGGGCAAGGTGCAGGATTCTACCTCAATGCAACACAATCGCCGTGGAATACTCATTACAATATGTATGATTACATTGTTGATGAACTTCCTACATTAATAGAAATGCATTTTCCTGTGACTCATCAACGTGCTATTAGTGGTCATTCGATGGGAGGGCATGGCGCATTAACAATTGCACTGCGAAATTCAGCACGCTACCGCAGTGTGTCAGCGTTTTCTCCGATCGTGGCACCATCAGTTGTTCCTTGGGGTAAAAAAGCGTTTAGTGCTTATTTAGGCGATGATACGACGCAATGGCAACAATATGATGCAGTGGCATTAATTAACCAAGCAGAAAATGTGTTACCTATACGTATTGATGTTGGACTTGATGATCCTTTTTATCAAGAGCAACTGAAACCTGAATTATTTGCACAAGCTTGTGATACAAAACAATTCCCTTATCAATTGAATTTCCATCAAGGGTACGATCACAGCTACTATTTTGTGGCGAGTTTTATTGGTGAGCATATTGCTTTTCATGCCAAACAGTTAAAAGCATAA
- a CDS encoding S-(hydroxymethyl)glutathione dehydrogenase/class III alcohol dehydrogenase: protein MKSRAAVAFGPGEPLKIVEVDVMPPQAGEVLIKISHTGVCHTDAFTLSGDDPEGVFPAILGHEGAGVVVEIGEGVTSVKPGDHVIPLYTAECGECLFCKSGKTNLCVAVRATQGKGLMPDGTTRFSYNGQPIYHYMGCSTFSEYTVVAEVSLAKINPEANHEEVCLLGCGVTTGIGAVHNTAKVQEGDSVAVFGLGGIGLAVLQGARQAKAGRIFAIDTNPEKFALARQFGATDCINPNDYDKPIQQILVEMTQWGVDHTFECIGNVNVMRAALESAHRGWGQSIIIGVAGAGQEISTRPFQLVTGRSWKGTAFGGVKGRSQLPGMVEDAMKGTIELKPFVTHKLPLEKINEAFDLMHEGKSIRTVIHFD from the coding sequence ATGAAATCTCGTGCTGCGGTCGCATTTGGGCCAGGAGAACCTTTAAAAATCGTTGAAGTTGATGTGATGCCACCTCAAGCAGGTGAAGTGCTCATTAAAATTAGTCACACAGGTGTTTGCCATACAGACGCATTTACGCTTTCGGGTGATGATCCTGAAGGTGTATTCCCTGCTATTCTTGGTCATGAAGGTGCTGGTGTGGTTGTCGAAATCGGTGAAGGTGTCACCAGTGTTAAACCCGGCGATCACGTTATTCCTCTGTACACTGCAGAATGTGGCGAATGCCTATTCTGTAAATCAGGCAAAACCAACTTATGTGTTGCAGTCAGAGCAACGCAAGGTAAAGGTTTAATGCCCGATGGAACTACACGTTTTTCTTATAACGGACAGCCTATTTATCACTATATGGGATGTTCAACTTTTAGCGAATATACCGTGGTCGCTGAAGTTTCGCTGGCAAAAATCAATCCAGAAGCCAATCACGAAGAAGTCTGCTTATTAGGTTGTGGCGTTACCACAGGTATTGGTGCGGTTCACAATACAGCAAAAGTGCAAGAAGGTGACTCAGTTGCTGTATTTGGTTTAGGCGGTATTGGTCTTGCCGTTCTTCAGGGAGCAAGACAAGCCAAAGCAGGCCGTATTTTTGCTATTGATACAAATCCTGAAAAATTCGCACTAGCACGCCAGTTTGGCGCAACAGATTGCATCAATCCTAATGACTACGATAAGCCCATTCAACAAATCCTTGTTGAAATGACACAATGGGGTGTTGATCATACTTTTGAATGTATTGGTAACGTTAATGTCATGAGAGCGGCATTAGAAAGTGCACATCGTGGCTGGGGTCAATCCATTATTATTGGTGTCGCGGGTGCAGGACAAGAGATCTCCACTCGTCCATTCCAATTAGTGACGGGTCGTTCGTGGAAAGGTACCGCTTTTGGTGGCGTTAAAGGCCGTAGCCAATTACCTGGTATGGTTGAGGATGCAATGAAAGGCACTATCGAACTTAAGCCTTTTGTTACCCATAAACTGCCATTAGAAAAAATTAATGAAGCGTTTGATCTAATGCACGAAGGTAAATCAATCCGAACCGTTATTCATTTCGATTAA
- a CDS encoding metal-sensing transcriptional repressor produces the protein MPHSPAEKKAALTRVRKIKGQLLALETALENENECGQVLQQIAAIRGAINGLMAGVLESHLREGLMDAVASPEDQKNSVDDAISLIRTYLR, from the coding sequence ATGCCACACTCACCAGCAGAAAAAAAAGCCGCGTTAACTCGCGTAAGAAAAATTAAAGGGCAACTTCTTGCATTAGAAACTGCACTTGAAAATGAAAATGAATGCGGTCAGGTATTACAACAAATTGCCGCCATCAGAGGTGCTATAAACGGTCTGATGGCGGGTGTGCTCGAAAGTCATTTACGTGAAGGTCTTATGGATGCTGTCGCTTCTCCTGAAGATCAAAAAAACTCCGTTGATGATGCCATTTCACTTATCCGCACTTACCTGCGTTAA
- the nagC gene encoding DNA-binding transcriptional regulator NagC: MLMSHNNTETQIGNIDLVKQLNSAIVYRLIDQHGPISRIQIAEQSQLAPASVTKITRQLLERGLIKEVDQQASTGGRRAISIVVEHRNFNTVSVRLGRNDATVALYDLSGKVIIEQHYPLEQSTQNEVETILINAIDDFIKQNQRRIRELISISVILPGLVDPNKGIVRYMPHMKVDNWALVNSLEKRFNLPCYAGHDIRSLALAENYFGATRDCEDSLLVRIHRGAGAGVIINNKILLNQRGNLGEIGHIQIDPLGERCHCGNFGCLETIASNTAIEAKVRYQLEQGYPSQYLSPTQCQIQDICRAAVKNDPLAVETIKQVGLHLGKAIAIAINLFNPQKVVLAGELTEAAEILLPSIQSCINTQVLKEFREELPIVTSELDHRSAIGAFALTKRAMLNGELLQYLLEK; encoded by the coding sequence ATGCTGATGAGTCATAACAACACTGAAACGCAAATTGGCAATATCGATCTTGTTAAACAACTTAACAGTGCAATTGTGTATCGACTGATTGATCAACACGGGCCAATTTCCCGTATCCAAATAGCCGAACAAAGCCAACTAGCGCCCGCCAGTGTGACTAAAATTACTCGTCAGCTGCTTGAACGAGGCTTAATCAAAGAGGTTGATCAACAGGCATCAACGGGTGGGCGTCGCGCAATTTCTATTGTAGTTGAACACCGCAATTTTAATACCGTTAGTGTGCGATTGGGTCGTAATGATGCCACCGTTGCTCTTTACGATCTGAGTGGTAAGGTTATCATTGAACAACACTACCCTTTAGAGCAAAGTACTCAAAATGAAGTTGAGACGATACTTATCAATGCAATTGATGATTTTATTAAACAAAATCAACGCCGCATCCGTGAGCTTATTTCAATTTCTGTGATCTTACCCGGTCTTGTTGATCCCAATAAAGGCATTGTTCGTTATATGCCGCATATGAAAGTAGATAATTGGGCTCTGGTAAATAGCTTAGAAAAACGCTTTAATCTGCCTTGTTATGCTGGGCATGATATTCGAAGCCTTGCACTCGCTGAAAATTATTTTGGTGCGACACGAGATTGTGAAGACTCGCTACTAGTCCGTATTCATCGTGGTGCAGGTGCGGGTGTTATTATTAATAATAAAATTCTGCTCAACCAACGTGGTAACTTAGGAGAGATTGGTCATATTCAAATCGATCCTTTAGGTGAACGTTGCCATTGTGGTAATTTTGGTTGTTTAGAAACAATTGCATCCAATACAGCCATCGAAGCTAAAGTGCGCTATCAATTAGAGCAAGGTTATCCTAGCCAGTATTTATCGCCAACACAGTGCCAAATCCAAGATATTTGTCGAGCAGCCGTTAAGAATGATCCGCTAGCAGTCGAAACCATTAAACAAGTGGGTTTACACTTAGGTAAAGCTATTGCAATCGCCATTAACCTGTTTAATCCACAAAAAGTGGTGTTAGCGGGCGAATTGACGGAAGCCGCTGAAATCTTGCTACCCTCAATTCAAAGTTGCATTAATACACAAGTATTAAAAGAATTCAGAGAAGAGCTTCCTATTGTCACATCGGAGCTTGATCATCGTTCTGCCATAGGGGCTTTTGCCTTGACTAAACGTGCAATGCTGAACGGAGAATTACTACAATACCTCTTAGAAAAGTAA
- the nagA gene encoding N-acetylglucosamine-6-phosphate deacetylase — MFALTNAVIYTGYDRLENHAIIINGSRIEQVCPQDQLPKDITVRDMKGAIVSPGFIDLQVNGCGGVQFNDTPENVTAETLEIMQKANERLGCTSYLPTLITCSDELMKIGIEATRAYMKKHKNKVLGLHLEGPYINIIKKGTHDPQFIRQPSAEMISYLCDNADVIAKITLAPEMVDEKYVRQLIKAGIIVSAGHSNSTYEEARKGFRNGISLSTHLYNAMPYITGRGPGLVGAIYDTPEVYAGIIADGLHVSWANIRNSKRLKGEKLLLVTDATAPAGLDPNKNEMDSFVFAGKTIYYRNGLCVDADGTLSGSSLTMIGAIKNSVIHVGIPLDETLRMATLYPARAIGMEKELGTIEAGKTANLASFDKDFNLCTTFVNGIEITE; from the coding sequence ATGTTTGCCTTAACAAATGCTGTTATTTATACAGGTTACGACCGTTTAGAAAACCACGCCATTATTATTAACGGCTCCCGTATTGAGCAGGTTTGCCCACAGGATCAACTGCCAAAAGACATCACTGTTCGTGATATGAAAGGTGCAATTGTCTCTCCCGGTTTTATCGATTTACAGGTTAATGGTTGTGGTGGTGTGCAATTTAATGACACACCTGAAAATGTCACCGCTGAAACGTTAGAAATTATGCAAAAAGCGAATGAACGTTTAGGTTGCACTAGCTATTTACCAACATTAATTACCTGTTCTGATGAATTGATGAAAATAGGCATTGAAGCAACTCGTGCTTATATGAAAAAACATAAAAATAAAGTGTTGGGATTACACTTAGAAGGCCCTTATATCAATATAATTAAAAAAGGGACTCATGATCCACAATTCATTCGTCAGCCAAGTGCCGAGATGATTAGCTATTTATGCGATAATGCCGATGTCATCGCTAAAATCACCTTAGCACCAGAAATGGTTGATGAAAAATATGTTCGTCAATTAATCAAAGCAGGTATCATTGTTTCTGCGGGTCATTCAAATTCGACTTATGAAGAAGCACGGAAAGGATTTCGTAATGGTATCTCATTATCGACTCACCTTTACAATGCAATGCCTTATATTACAGGTCGAGGTCCAGGGCTTGTGGGTGCCATTTATGATACACCTGAGGTATATGCTGGTATCATTGCCGATGGTTTACACGTTTCATGGGCAAATATTCGTAACAGTAAGCGTTTAAAAGGTGAAAAACTACTTTTAGTCACAGACGCAACTGCGCCAGCGGGACTTGATCCTAATAAAAATGAGATGGATAGCTTCGTTTTTGCAGGTAAAACCATATATTATCGTAATGGTCTTTGTGTCGATGCAGATGGCACATTAAGTGGATCATCACTAACCATGATTGGTGCAATTAAAAATAGCGTGATCCATGTTGGTATTCCATTAGATGAAACATTGCGGATGGCAACACTTTATCCTGCTCGAGCAATTGGAATGGAAAAAGAATTGGGAACAATTGAAGCGGGAAAAACTGCTAACCTCGCTTCTTTTGATAAGGACTTCAACCTTTGTACAACATTTGTCAATGGTATTGAAATAACTGAATAA
- the nagB gene encoding glucosamine-6-phosphate deaminase encodes MRLIPLSTAKQVGKWSANYIVEKINAFNPTAEHPFVLGLPTGGTPLATYKELIELHRAGKVSFQHVVTFNMDEYVGIPSDHSQSYRTFMYENFFNHIDIKDENINLLNGNAEDPQAECERYEAKIKSYGKINLFMGGVGNDGHIAFNEPASSLSSRTRMKTLTEDTRLANSRFFDNNVNHVPKYALTVGVGTLLDAEELMILATGFNKAQAVHAATEGAVNHLWTISCVQLHPKAILVCDDPATMELRVKTLRYFQQIEAQECQKYQD; translated from the coding sequence ATGAGGTTAATCCCCCTATCTACGGCAAAACAAGTTGGTAAGTGGTCTGCAAATTATATCGTTGAGAAGATCAACGCATTTAATCCAACTGCAGAGCATCCTTTCGTACTTGGTTTACCGACTGGCGGCACGCCATTGGCGACATATAAAGAGTTAATTGAATTACATCGCGCAGGAAAAGTCAGCTTCCAACACGTTGTAACGTTCAATATGGATGAATATGTTGGTATTCCATCTGATCATTCACAAAGTTATCGTACTTTTATGTATGAAAATTTCTTTAATCATATTGATATTAAAGATGAAAATATCAATTTATTAAATGGTAATGCAGAAGATCCACAAGCAGAATGCGAACGTTATGAGGCGAAAATTAAGTCTTATGGCAAAATCAATTTGTTTATGGGTGGTGTAGGTAACGACGGTCATATTGCATTTAATGAGCCTGCGTCATCACTCTCTTCACGCACTCGCATGAAAACGCTAACGGAAGATACACGCTTAGCAAATTCACGTTTCTTCGACAATAATGTTAATCATGTTCCTAAATATGCACTAACCGTTGGTGTAGGCACATTATTAGATGCTGAAGAATTAATGATTTTGGCAACAGGCTTTAATAAGGCGCAAGCAGTACATGCCGCAACAGAAGGCGCGGTTAACCATTTATGGACGATTTCTTGTGTTCAACTTCACCCTAAAGCAATTTTAGTATGTGATGATCCTGCAACAATGGAATTACGAGTAAAAACATTGCGTTATTTCCAACAGATTGAAGCGCAAGAGTGTCAGAAATACCAAGACTAA